A part of Saimiri boliviensis isolate mSaiBol1 chromosome 11, mSaiBol1.pri, whole genome shotgun sequence genomic DNA contains:
- the EXO5 gene encoding exonuclease V, which produces MADPREEETVSAEASGFSDLSDSEFLEFLDLEDAQESNALINIPGPSSASLGKDDKPISLQNWKRGLDILSPMERFQLKYLYVTDLASQNWCELQTAYGKELPGFLAPEKAAVLDTGASIHLARELELHDLVTVPVTTKEDAWAIKFLNILSMIPTLQSEGHIREFPVFGEVEGVLLVGVIDELHYTAKGELELAELKTRRHPVLPLEAQKKKDCFQVSLYKYIFDAMVQGKVTPASLIHHTKLCPEKPLGPSVLRHAQQGGFSVKSLGDLMELVFLSLTLSDLPVIDILKIEYIHQETATMLGTEIVAFEEKEVRGKVQHYMAYWMGHREPQGVDVEEAWKCRTCTYADICEWRKGSGVLSSTVAPQAKKAK; this is translated from the coding sequence ATGGCAGACCCGAGAGAAGAGGAGACAGTGTCAGCAGAAGCCTCAGGGTTCTCAGACTTGAGTGACTCAGAGTTCCTAGAGTTTCTGGACCTAGAAGATGCCCAAGAGTCAAATGCTTTAATTAACATACCTGGCCCATCTTCTGCATCCCTTGGGAAGGATGACAAACCCATAAGCTTACAAAACTGGAAAAGAGGATTGGATATCTTATCACCCATGGAGAGATTCCagcttaaatatttatatgtcacTGACCTGGCTTCTCAGAACTGGTGTGAACTGCAAACAGCATATGGGAAGGAACTTCCTGGTTTCTTGGCACCTGAGAAGGCAGCTGTTTTGGACACTGGTGCCAGCATACACCTAGCTAGAGAACTAGAACTTCATGATCTTGTGACTGTCCCGGTCACCACCAAAGAAGATGCTTGGGCAATTAAGTTTCTGAACATACTTTCAATGATTCCTACCCTGCAGTCAGAAGGGCACATCAGAGAGTTTCCAGTGTTTGGGGAAGTGGAGGGTGTACTTCTTGTTGGAGTGATTGATGAGCTGCACTATACAGCCAAGGGGGAGCTGGAACTAGCTGAGCTCAAGACACGCAGGCACCCTGTGCTCCCTCTGGaagctcagaaaaagaaagattgtttTCAAGTCAGCCTGTACAAATATATCTTTGATGCCATGGTACAAGGAAAAGTGACCCCTGCTAGCCTAATCCACCACACGAAGTTGTGTCCAGAAAAGCCACTGGGGCCATCAGTGCTGAGGCATGCCCAGCAGGGAGGCTTCTCTGTGAAGTCTTTGGGTGACCTCATGGAACTAGTCTTCTTGTCTCTAACACTGTCAGACCTCCCAGTTATTGATATCTTGAAGATTGAGTATATCCACCAAGAGACTGCCACTATGCTGGGTACAGAGATTGTAGCCTTTGAAGAGAAGGAGGTGAGAGGCAAGGTACAGCATTATATGGCCTACTGGATGGGCCACCGAGAGCCTCAGGGAGTTGACGTGGAGGAGGCTTGGAAGTGCCGGACGTGTACCTATGCAGACATTTGTGAATGGAGAAAGGGTAGTGGAGTGCTTAGCTCCACAGTGGCACCCCAAGCCAAAAAAGCCAAATGA